Proteins encoded together in one Streptomyces sp. B1I3 window:
- a CDS encoding ATP-binding protein, which translates to MAVGMSTPRHTHTAAVRATTDGDGEERAAVDTATDIGPDDLPDGLVVADENGRVICFNAAAARITATPRAAALGRSLEHALPLEDLKGRRWWALTDPYGGLATRVGQPERNLLLPGGREVLVSARYVRETPTGPVRRLVVSLRGTEARRRTERSHAELIATVAHELRSPLTSVKGFTATLLAKWERFTDDQKRLMLETVDADANRVNRLIAELLDISRIDSGRLELRRQPVDISAAVERHIQALTATGQAPGRFLVRTRRPLPELWADPDKVDQVLGNLLENAVRHGEGTVTIEIAPAPAPGKRDESGTAVTVSDEGPGIPEESMGRVFTRFWRGSKRGGTGLGLYIVKGIVEAHGGMITVDRGPGGGAEFRFILPVSMPAYLA; encoded by the coding sequence ATGGCTGTCGGCATGAGCACGCCGCGTCACACACACACGGCAGCCGTGCGCGCCACCACCGACGGGGACGGCGAGGAGCGGGCCGCCGTCGACACGGCGACGGACATCGGTCCGGACGACCTGCCCGACGGGCTCGTCGTCGCGGACGAGAACGGCCGGGTCATCTGCTTCAACGCGGCCGCCGCCAGGATCACTGCCACGCCCCGCGCCGCGGCCCTCGGCCGCTCCCTGGAACACGCGCTGCCCCTGGAGGACCTCAAGGGCCGGCGCTGGTGGGCCCTGACCGACCCGTACGGCGGGCTCGCCACCCGCGTCGGCCAGCCCGAGCGCAATCTGCTGCTCCCGGGCGGCCGCGAGGTCCTGGTCTCGGCACGGTACGTGCGTGAGACGCCGACCGGTCCGGTCCGCCGGCTCGTCGTCTCGCTGCGCGGCACCGAGGCCCGCCGCCGCACCGAGCGCAGCCACGCCGAGCTGATCGCCACCGTCGCCCACGAGCTGCGCTCCCCGCTGACCTCTGTGAAGGGCTTCACCGCGACGCTGCTGGCCAAGTGGGAGAGGTTCACCGACGACCAGAAGCGGCTCATGCTGGAGACCGTCGACGCCGACGCCAACCGCGTCAACCGGCTGATCGCCGAGCTGCTCGACATCTCGCGTATCGACTCCGGCCGCCTGGAGCTGCGCCGCCAGCCCGTGGACATCTCCGCCGCCGTCGAACGCCACATCCAGGCACTGACCGCCACCGGTCAGGCCCCCGGCCGCTTCCTCGTCCGGACCCGCCGGCCCCTGCCCGAGCTCTGGGCGGACCCGGACAAGGTCGACCAGGTCCTGGGTAACCTGCTGGAAAACGCGGTGCGGCACGGCGAAGGAACCGTCACCATCGAGATCGCCCCTGCGCCCGCACCGGGCAAGAGGGACGAGAGCGGAACGGCGGTCACCGTGAGCGACGAAGGCCCGGGAATCCCCGAGGAGTCGATGGGCCGCGTCTTCACCCGCTTCTGGCGGGGCAGCAAGCGCGGCGGGACCGGCCTGGGCCTGTACATCGTCAAGGGCATCGTCGAGGCGCACGGCGGCATGATCACCGTGGACCGGGGACCCGGCGGCGGCGCCGAATTCCGATTTATCCTGCCCGTGAGCATGCCGGCCTACCTGGCCTGA
- the pheS gene encoding phenylalanine--tRNA ligase subunit alpha, whose translation MSAPNKSYDPVEVEALKPEEIERMRDEAFAAFAAAGDLEALAQAKTAHTGGTSPLSLANREIGALPPQAKAEAGKRVGQARGAVSKVLAARQAELEAERDARVLVEEAVDVTLPHDRVPAGARHPLTTIMERVADVFVAMGYEIAEGPEVEAEWFNFDALNFVPDHPARQMQDTFFVQGAEGTRSDESGVVLRTHTSPVQARSLLSRKPPVYVVCPGRVYRTDELDATHTPVFHQIELLAVDEGLTMADLKGTLDHMVQALFGPDMKTRLRPNFFPFTEPSAEMDMVCYVCRGESVGNPDRPCRTCGSEGWIELGGCGMVNPKVLTACGVDPEKYSGFAFGFGIERMLMFRHNVEDMRDMVEGDVRFTRPFGMEI comes from the coding sequence ATGTCGGCACCGAACAAGTCGTACGACCCAGTCGAGGTCGAGGCACTGAAACCGGAAGAGATCGAGCGCATGCGGGACGAGGCGTTCGCCGCCTTCGCCGCCGCCGGCGACCTCGAGGCGCTCGCCCAGGCGAAGACCGCGCACACCGGTGGTACCTCGCCCCTGTCGCTCGCCAACCGGGAGATCGGCGCCTTGCCGCCGCAGGCCAAGGCCGAGGCGGGCAAGCGCGTGGGCCAGGCCCGCGGCGCCGTCTCCAAGGTGCTGGCCGCCCGCCAGGCCGAGCTGGAGGCCGAGCGTGACGCCCGGGTGCTGGTCGAGGAAGCGGTGGACGTCACCCTGCCCCACGACCGCGTCCCGGCCGGCGCGCGGCACCCTCTGACAACCATCATGGAGCGCGTCGCCGACGTCTTCGTCGCCATGGGCTACGAGATCGCCGAAGGCCCCGAGGTCGAGGCGGAGTGGTTCAACTTCGACGCCCTGAACTTCGTGCCCGACCACCCGGCGCGGCAGATGCAGGACACCTTCTTCGTCCAGGGCGCCGAAGGCACCAGGAGCGACGAGTCCGGTGTCGTGCTGCGCACGCACACCTCGCCCGTCCAGGCCCGCTCGCTGCTCAGCCGCAAGCCTCCGGTCTACGTGGTCTGCCCCGGCCGGGTCTACCGGACCGACGAGCTCGACGCGACGCACACCCCGGTCTTCCACCAGATCGAGCTGCTCGCCGTCGACGAGGGCCTCACCATGGCCGACCTCAAGGGAACGCTGGACCACATGGTCCAGGCACTCTTCGGCCCGGACATGAAGACCCGGCTGCGGCCGAACTTCTTCCCGTTCACCGAGCCGTCCGCAGAGATGGACATGGTCTGCTACGTCTGCCGCGGTGAGTCCGTCGGCAACCCGGACCGCCCCTGCCGCACCTGCGGCAGCGAGGGCTGGATCGAGCTCGGCGGCTGCGGCATGGTCAACCCCAAGGTGCTCACGGCCTGCGGCGTCGACCCCGAGAAGTACAGCGGGTTCGCCTTCGGGTTCGGCATCGAGCGGATGCTGATGTTCCGGCACAACGTCGAGGACATGCGAGACATGGTTGAGGGCGACGTCCGGTTCACCCGGCCGTTCGGGATGGAGATCTGA